A genomic segment from Aegilops tauschii subsp. strangulata cultivar AL8/78 chromosome 1, Aet v6.0, whole genome shotgun sequence encodes:
- the LOC109749471 gene encoding probable 1-deoxy-D-xylulose-5-phosphate synthase 2, chloroplastic, translating into MALQASLPSAFHTAPAITHASCRRQFQLRASAAAAASSAGAGDGKLAMRKEPTTGAWKIDYSGKKPATPLLDTINYPVHMKNLSTTDLEQLSAELRAEIVNTVSKTGGHLSSSLGVVELSVALHHVFDTPEDKIIWDVGHQSYPHKILTGRRSRMHTMRKTSGLAGFPKRDESAHDAFGAGHSSTSISAALGMAVARDLQGKKNHVISVIGDGAMTAGQAYEAMNNSGYLDSNMIVVLNDNKQVSLPTATLDGPAKPVGALSKALTKLQSSTKLRRLREAAKTVTKQIGGSTHEVAAKVDEYARGMMSAPGSSLFEELGLYYIGPVDGHNLEDLITIFEKVKSMPASGPVLVHIVTEKGKGYLPAEAAADKMHGVVKFDPTTGKQFKTKSPTLSYTQYFAESLIREAEVDDKVVAIHAAMGGGTGLNYFQKRFPERCFDVGIAEQHAVTFAAGLAAEGMKPFCAIYSSFLQRGYDQVVHDVDLQRLPVRFALDRAGLVGADGPTHCGAFDVTYMACLPNMVVMAPADEAELMHMVATASAIDDRPSCFRFPRGNGVGAVLPLDNRGTPMQVGKGRVLVGGNRVALLGYGTMVQACLKAAELLKEHGVFITVADARFCKPLDTELIRDLAAEHEILITAEEGSIGGFGSHVAHYLSLSGILDGPLKLRSMFLPDRYIDHGAAEDQMEEAGLTPRHIAATVLSLLGRPLEALHIK; encoded by the exons ATGGCGCTCCAAGCATCGTTGCCTTCCGCGTTCCACACGGCCCCGGCCATTACTCACGCTTCTTGTCGGCGGCAG TTCCAATTGCGTGCGAGCGCTGCGGCCGCGGCTAGCagcgccggcgccggcgacggGAAACTGGCGATGAGGAAGGAGCCGACGACGGGCGCCTGGAAGATCGACTACTCCGGCAAGAAGCCGGCGACGCCGCTGCTCGACACCATCAACTACCCCGTCCACATGAAAAACCTCTCCACCACG GACTTGGAGCAGCTGTCTGCGGAACTCCGGGCGGAGATCGTGAACACGGTGTCCAAGACCGGCGGCCACCTCAGCTCAAGCCTGGGGGTGGTGGAGCTGTCGGTGGCGCTGCACCACGTGTTCGACACGCCGGAGGACAAGATCATCTGGGACGTCGGCCACCAGTCGTACCCGCACAAGATCCTCACGGGGCGCCGGTCACGGATGCACACCATGCGGAAGACCTCTGGCCTCGCTGGGTTCCCCAAGCGCGACGAGAGCGCGCACGACGCATTCGGCGCCGGACACAGCTCCACGAGTATCTCCGCGGCGCTCGGGATGGCCGTCGCGCGTGACCTCCAGGGCAAAAAGAACCACGTCATCTCCGTCATCGGAGACGGCGCCATGACCGCCGGGCAGGCCTACGAGGCCATGAACAACTCCGGCTACCTCGACTCCAACATGATAGTGGTCCTCAATGATAACAAGCAGGTCTCCCTCCCGACGGCCACCCTCGACGGTCCGGCCAAGCCAGTGGGCGCGTTGAGCAAGGCTCTCACCAAGCTCCAATCCAGCACCAAGCTCCGGCGGCTACGGGAGGCCGCCAAGACCGTCACCAAGCAGATTGGCGGCTCGACGCACGAGGTGGCAGCCAAAGTGGATGAGTACGCGCGCGGCATGATGAGCGCCCCGGGCTCATCGCTCTTCGAGGAGCTCGGGCTCTACTACATCGGCCCCGTCGACGGTCACAACCTCGAGGACCTCATCACCATCTTCGAGAAGGTCAAGTCCATGCCGGCTTCTGGGCCCGTGCTCGTCCACATCGTGACGGAGAAGGGGAAGGGGTACCTGCCGGCGGAGGCCGCCGCGGACAAGATGCACGGCGTGGTCAAGTTTGACCCGACGACGGGGAAGCAGTTCAAGACCAAGAGCCCGACGCTGTCGTACACGCAGTACTTCGCCGAGTCACTGAtccgggaggcggaggtggacgACAAGGTGGTGGCGATCCACGCGGCCATGGGCGGCGGCACGGGGCTCAACTACTTCCAGAAGCGGTTCCCGGAGCGGTGCTTCGACGTGGGCATCGCGGAGCAGCACGCCGTGACCTTCGCGGCGGGGCTCGCCGCCGAGGGGATGAAGCCGTTCTGCGCCATCTACTCCTCGTTCCTGCAGCGCGGATACGACCAGGTGGTGCACGACGTGGATCTGCAGCGCCTGCCGGTGCGCTTCGCCCTGGACAGGGCTGGCCTCGTCGGCGCGGACGGCCCCACGCACTGCGGCGCGTTCGACGTGACATACATGGCCTGCCTGCCGAACATGGTGGTCATGGCGCCCGCCGACGAGGCCGAGCTCATGCACATGGTCGCCACCGCCAGCGCCATCGACGACCGCCCAAGCTGCTTCCGCTTCCCCCGCGGCAACGGCGTGGGCGCCGTGCTGCCTCTCGACAACAGAGGCACCCCCATGCAGGTAGGCAAGGGGAGGGTGCTCGTCGGAGGCAACAGGGTGGCGCTGCTAGGATACGGCACGATGGTGCAGGCCTGCCTGAAGGCGGCGGAGCTGCTGAAGGAGCACGGCGTGTTCATAaccgtcgccgacgcccgctTCTGCAAGCCGCTGGACACGGAGCTCATCCGTGACCTCGCCGCCGAGCACGAGATCCTCATCACCGCCGAGGAGGGCTCCATCGGAGGCTTCGGCTCCCACGTGGCGCACTACCTCAGCCTCAGCGGCATCCTCGACGGCCCGCTCAAG CTGAGATCGATGTTCCTGCCGGACCGGTACATTGACCACGGCGCCGCGGAGGACCAGATGGAGGAGGCCGGCCTGACGCCGAGGCACATCGCCGCCACGGTGCTGTCCCTGCTGGGTCGGCCATTGGAGGCGCTCCACATCAAGTGA
- the LOC109749476 gene encoding F-box protein At5g49610 produces the protein MMGGSKRKSAIPSCGEAGKITAEAFPSSKRKKALLALCARLLPDDMMLEVLLRLPVKSILRFRAVCRSWAALLSSKDFCSLHMATCKVLPPAPKLLVVSPTEKLDSATVCSYSPSGPRDDLLFTIDSARPDSVEVLTPSPCCGLTLLYDAAALAYYVCNAATRAVARLPPYCDRARDFTAGLGFDARTREYKVVRLINGLAHEDILRCEVYTPGADCWRPAAGGVPFRWSKFAHSAVGHAMMSKIQPVFANGFLHWLISPSLLIRRPRAAIILFSVAEETFGSIRSPPFWGSREHVRPWSQSEGEHLVVMDDQVCIVRNLRNGTPHGSALEIWGLLDYGSGDWTLNHRIDLFGHIRRELGEPQAVRVIGSLGNCRSGKKIVIATSKHWVYEKFHKKVYTYDPSCQVLEGILSVTETHTSVPCFIPGSRFSLFEESLAPVHKRDEEVALSSTLAKATKETTTSKLKG, from the coding sequence ATGATGGGTGGCAGCAAGAGAAAGAGTGCCATCCCATCCTGTGGCGAGGCTGGGAAGATTACGGCAGAGGCGTTCCCAAGCAGCAAGAGGAAGAAGGCCCTTCTAGCTCTTTGTGCACGGTTGCTTCCTGATGACATGATGTTGGAGGTGCTACTTCGTCTCCCTGTCAAATCCATTCTCCGCTTTCGGGCCGTTTGCCGCTCTTGGGCTGCACTCCTCTCCTCCAAGGATTTCTGCAGCCTCCACATGGCAACCTGTAAGGTGCTGCCACCAGCACCAAAGCTACTGGTGGTCTCACCCACAGAAAAACTGGACTCCGCCACAGTATGCTCATACTCACCGTCAGGCCCGAGAGATGATTTACTCTTCACCATTGACTCTGCACGTCCTGACTCTGTGGAAGTACTGACGCCCTCACCATGCTGTGGCCTCACCCTTCTATATGATGCCGCCGCGCTAGCTTACTATGTTTGCAATGCAGCCACACGGGCAGTCGCACGTCTGCCACCTTACTGTGATCGTGCACGTGATTTTACTGCTGGGTTGGGATTTGATGCCCGGACAAGGGAGTACAAGGTAGTGAGGTTGATCAATGGGCTTGCTCACGAGGACATCCTCAGGTGTGAAGTGTACACACCAGGGGCTGATTGCTGGAGGCCTGCAGCTGGAGGAGTACCCTTCAGGTGGTCCAAGTTTGCACATTCTGCAGTTGGTCATGCTATGATGAGCAAAATACAACCTGTGTTTGCCAACGGATTCCTGCACTGGTTGATCAGTCCTTCTCTTCTCATCAGAAGGCCAAGAGCTGCCATCATATTGTTTTCCGTCGCAGAGGAGACCTTCGGATCCATCCGTTCACCACCGTTCTGGGGATCAAGAGAGCACGTGCGCCCCTGGTCCCAGTCAGAAGGAGAGCATCTGGTCGTGATGGATGACCAGGTGTGTATTGTCCGGAACCTTCGCAACGGAACCCCTCATGGTAGTGCCCTGGAGATTTGGGGGCTACTGGATTACGGCTCTGGTGATTGGACGCTGAATCATCGAATCGATTTGTTCGGGCACATTAGAAGAGAATTAGGCGAGCCACAGGCTGTGAGAGTTATTGGTTCTCTTGGCAATTGCAGGTCAGGGAAGAAGATTGTCATTGCTACTAGCAAGCACTGGGTTTATGAAAAGTTTCATAAAAAGGTTTACACCTATGATCCTAGCTGTCAGGTTCTAGAGGGCATTCTTTCGGTCACTGAGACACACACCTCTGTTCCATGCTTCATCCCTGGTTCAAGATTCAGTTTATTTGAAGAGAGCCTTGCTCCAGTGCATAAAAGGGATGAAGAGGTTGCCCTGTCATCTACCCTGGCTAAGGCAACTAAAGAAACTACTACTTCCAAGCTAAAAGGTTAA